The window ATCCCAACGGGTCCACATACAAGTGTCAGATGACCGAAACTCTTACCGAGTATATAAGAGAGGAGGTCATCCATGGCCTACGAAGACAGGACCATAACATGCTACGATTGTGGCGCCACTTTCACGTTCAGCGCTGAGGAACAGGAGTTCTTTGCTTCCAAGGGATACGAGAACGACCCCAAGCGCTGTCCCTCCTGTCGTGAGGCAAGGAAAGCGAACCGCCAGAGTACTGGTGGTTACGGTTTCAGGAGCCAGCGACAGATGTTCCCCGCGGTGTGTGCCCAGTGTGGCAAAGACACCGAAGTACCGTTCCAGCCCCGTGAAGGCAGACCGGTATATTGTAGCGATTGCTACAGCAAGATGAGCCTGAACAGGCGATAGTAGTAACCTGCATTTTAAGAAACGCATGGACCAGGTACCTGGTCCATGCGTTTCACTTTCTGCTCCCTGAAGTCTGTCCGGGTAAGCCTATGGTTGTTGTCAGGTCAGGATTACTTGCCGGCGTATTCTGGGGATTAGTCACCGGTCGGCATCTCAGGGGGTGCGAACGACCATGCGATGTACATGCCGTACAGCCTCATCCCCCGCCGTACTTTTTCCTCAGGGCGGGTTTTTCTATCTTACCGGTCGGGTTACGCGGTACTTTATCGAAAAAGAATCGGCGTGGCCGTTTATAGCGGGGCAAATGCTCTTCGCAGAAGGCCAGAACATCGTCTGCGGTGAGGGTCTCACCGGGGTTTGGGTCGATTACGGCTACGGCTATCTCTCCCAGTCTTTCGTCAGGGATACCGATTACGGCAACGTCGTAGACCCCGGGATGACTCTGGATGATGTCCTCAACTTCTACCGGATAGATATTCTCACCGCCAGTAATCACCACGTCCTTCTTCCGGTCGGTCAGGTAGATGAAACCGTCATCGTCCATCCTAGCGATATCGCCGGTGTATAGCCAGCCGTTTCTCAGGGTCTCGGCTGTCCTGGCCGGATTCTTGTGGTACTCCTTCATCACACCATCGCCCCTGACGAGCAGCTCTCCGTTCTCTCCGGGGGCAACATCGTTGCCCTGTTCACCGACTATTCGTACCTGCCAGCCTTCTCCAGCCTTACCGATTGCACCTACCTTGTGCTCGTTCTCTATTCCGAGATGGACGCACCCCGGTCCGGTCGCTTCACTCAGACCGTAGTTGGTATCGTACTGCATTGCCGGGAAATACTCTTTCCAGCGTCGCACCAGACTGGGAGGCACTGGTTGGGCTCCGATGTGCATCAGCCGCCAGCAACTCAGGTCGTAGTCCTCAATCCTGAGTTCTCCACGGTCCAGTGCACCGAGGATATCCTGCGCCCACGGTACCAGCAGCCAGACGATTGTCCCTCTCTCGCTGTCCACGGCCTCAAAGATGCTCTGCGGGTTAACCTCGGTTAATATGGTAGCCCTGCCCCCGACGAGCAGGCTACCGAACCAGTGCATCTTAGCGCCGGTGTGGTATAGCGGTGGGATGAGAACGAAGTTATCTTCGTGCCGTTGATAATGGTGGCGCTGCTCGGTTATTGCGGCGAACTCCATGTTGCGGTGAGTGAGCACAATTGGCTTCGGGTCACCGGTGGTCCCGGAGGTGAAGTACAGACCGCAGGTGTCGTCATCTCCCAGCGGCACGTCCAATGATTGGGAAGACGCCTCGGCAATAAGGGCCTCGAGGTCTTCCATGCCATCGGGCAGGTCCTGCCCGACAAACAGGTAGTCCCTGATGGTGGACAGATGCGTGCGGATTTCGGCTATCCTGTCGATAAACTCCTCTCCGAGGACCATTGCCCTCGCCTCGGAGATATCAACGCAATACCGGATGTCCTTCGCACTGAACCGGAAGTTGAGCGGGACCGCCCAGGCACCGGTGCGGATGATACCGAAATAGGCTTCCAGCCAGGCTACCGAGTTCATCATCAGGTGAATGACGCGGTCACCCTTGTCGATACCTCTCTCGGTGAGCACACACGCTATCCGGTTCGCTCTATCATTGAATTCCTTCCAGGTAACCTGACGTCTTATCCCCTGGCTGGGCTTCAGCTCGATGAGGGCAGTCTCATCCGGGTACTCCCCGGCATTCCTTTCGAGCATATCAACTATGGTCATTGACCGGTAAACCTCCGGTGGCCCTGATTAATTTGGCGCTGCTATGGACCTGCCAGGCCGGGCAGGAATGTGGCTATTTTGGGCCAGGCTATCAGTATTGCTACGGCAATAATAAGAGCGCCGAGGAAGGGGAATATCCCCTTGAAGATGGTCTCCAGGGGCACGTCCTTGGCAATCCCCTTGATGACATAGACGTTTATACCCACTGGTGGTGTGATTACGCCCATCTCCGTTACCAGTACAATTATCACACCAAACCAGATGGGGTCAAACCCCAGAGTCATCACCAGCGGGTAGATAATAGGTATGGTGAGGGTAATCAGGGCGAGGGCATCCATGAAAAAGCCACCCAGCAGGTACATGAGGATTATTATGGCCATGATGGCCGTTGTTGGTAACGGCAGCCCGCCCACCCACTCGGCCAGCATGAAGGGGATTCTGGTCACGGCAATGAAGTGTCCGAAGAGGACAGCCCCGGTGATGATAACAATAACCTGACAGGTGACCTTCAGCGCATCTGTAACGGCAAAGCGGAATCCCTCCCAGGTGATCTGACGCCGAGATAGTCCGATGAGCAGCGCACCGGCAGCACCGACTGCTCCTGCCTTGGTCGGGTCAAACCATCCCAGGAAGAGCCCGCCCATTACCAGAGCAAAGAGGATGAGCATCTCGGTGGTGCTGCCAAGTCCGGCAATCTTCTCCCGCCACGTGGTCGGTTTTCCGGCCGGTGCCAGCGAAGGGTTACGCCAGCATAACAGAAAAACTACGGTTATAAAGAGCACCGCCAGCAACAGACCCGGGAAGACCCCCGCCATAAAGAGCTTCCCGATGGACTGCTCCGTAAGTATCCCGTAGACGATGAATATGGTGCTTGGCGGAATGAGGATACCGAGGCTACCGGCTGCGGCAACACTACCCGTCGCCAGTGAGTCATCACAGCCGTAGCGCTTCATCTCCGGCAGGGAGACACGGCCCATGGCTGCCGCGGTTGCCGTGGTTGACCCACAAATGGCGGCGAAGCCGGCGCAGCCGGCAATGGTTGCCATGACAAGACCACCACGCACCTGGCCAAAGAGCTTGTGACTGGCGTCATAGAGTCTGCGACTCATACCTGTGGTATAGGCCAGGGAGCCCATTAGCATAAACATCGGGATGACGGTAAGCGAATAGGACGAGAACTGCTCGAAGAAGTCCAGTGCAAGGCGGCTCAATCCAACGTCCGGCGATACCAGTAAGGCATAGCCGACCAGCCCGACGAATGCCATGGCGAATCCGACCGGCATCCCGACGAGCATGATGGCAACCAGGGCGACAACGCCGATAATGCCTGCTATGACGGGATTCACTTCTTCACCACTTGTAGAATTGCCCGCAGCAACTGGCTCAGCATCACCAGGCAGACAGGGATACAGCAGAAGGCTATGGCGTAAATGAAGGGGTGGAACGGGATTCGCTGGGTCATCGAGACCTGGCCGGTAGTCTGGACAATGCGGGCATATTCAAAGCTCCGCCAGGCGAGTAGCGCGAACAGACCGAGGCCGAGTAGAGATACGAAGGCAGAAACAGCCGACTGTACCCGTGGCGGCATTCGAGTCGTGAAGAACTCTACCTGGACATGGCCGCGCTCTAACAGTGTATAGCTGAGGGCAAAGGCCGTTACCAGTACCCCGAGGTAGCCGACTATCTCAATTGCTCCGGGTACCGGCTGGCTGAAGAGCTTGATGCCGACGATATCGGCAATGGTGATTGCCAGCATGCCCACGAGGGCGATACCGGCAATCACGGTCACCCAGCGTGATGATTTATCGGCAAACCTCTCAAGGCGCTCAACTATCCGTGACATAACTCCATATAACCAACAGGGTGCCCGTGGCAGATTACCTGCTGCGGACACCCTGACTTGCTGCTATCTGCCGGTTGACTAGTCTTGCGGAAGGAGTGGTACCAGCTCATCCTCAACCCACTGGGCACTCTGTTCAGCTGTCGGTGTCCGGCTGCCCCAGTAGGCAACTCGCTCCAGTATGTAGGCCTGATACTCGGCCGCGCTTAATCCCGCTTCTGTCTTATCAGCTATATACTGCTCAATCAGTGGGTCTACTGCCACCTCTACCCAGCGGGCCATTTCTGCTTCAGGAAGCTCGATAACCTCCCGGTCACCACCGAGGCTCAGGAAGTAGTCAATGCCGGCCTTATCGTAGTAGTCCCAGACCTGGCCGTGCTTCAAAATCCATTCTTCACTGACATCGCTGAAAACCTTCTGAACGTCGACCGGCAGGGAATCCCACTTGTCCTTGTTCATAACCACGAACATCATGGTCGTGTTGCCGACATCGTAGCAGCCGGTCACGTATTTCACTACATCGGCCTGTTTCCACCCCTTGAGAACCTCCCGAGGTGTGAAACTACCGTTGACGACGTTCTTGGAGAGCATCTCATAAGCCTCCCCCTGGGAGGCGCCGTAGCCCTCCGCTCCGAGGGCCTCTACAATACTGGCACCAATACCGGTGGACCTTATTACCAGGCCCTTGAGGTCTTCCATGGTGCGTACGGCTTTCTCGGTGGTGAAGATGACTCCGGGACCATGCGCGTGGAAGTAGAGGGGGTGGGTATCATCGAGCTCGGCAGGCTTGAACTCCTGGTAGAAGTCGTTGGCGACCCTGGTAGCCACCCACCCATTAGGGTAGGCATGTGGCAGGTCAACCAATTCGCAGGCTGGGAAGCGCCCGGGCGTGTAGGCGAAGACGGACATGGCGATATCGGCAATGCCCTGGACCACGCCGTCATAGGTCTGCGGTGCAGATACCAGCGAACCGCCGGGGTAGTAGGTTATCTTGACCTTTCCGTCAGTCCTGCTCTCGACCTCTTTTATCCACTCCTCCGCCAGTATGGAGTGCAGGTGGGTGGGTGGGAAAAAGTTACTGTAGGTTAGCTCAATCGTCTCAAGTGGCTGTTCTTCGCTCTGGCAGCCCGGTAACACACATAGAGCCACTACCAGGGATACCAGAATTACCAGGGTATTTTTCTTCACCGGTTCAACCTCCGACAATAGAATCGCAGTTCTTAGACCTGACCGGACATCAGTCCCCATTCAAAGAGGCCTCCCGGATGGGAGGACTTCACGTGCGATGACGCTTCCAGCACGCTCGGTACACTGTATCACAACCCACTACGGCAGGTCAAAGCTGACCCGGAGCCTGCTGCAAGTTGTCAGCCATCCGTATCACCGAGCATAATCTGCCGATATAGGAGAAGGTATGGTGTGAAACAGATTACCAGGGTGTTTCACGTTCCTTAAGGGTCTCGATGAGATCAGCGATAGTTATCGCCGCCAGTGTCAGTGTCTGGTACATCCCGCGGGCACTGAGCCGTATTGCCAGCTTGGCGATCGCCTCATTGCTGGGGGCCTCCACGATATTGACGAAGTCGTACTGCCCCAGAAGGGCGTACTGGTCAATGATTTTTACCCCCATGAGCTCCATCTCTTTGTTGATTCCCTGGAGGGCTTCGGGGTCTTCCTGGATGGCCTTCCTGCCGGCGTCAGTTAGCGTGGTGAGCATAAGGTAGACGGACATTTCTTACCTCCCTGGATAGGGTCTCTGCGGGATTCCAGCAGGAATCCCGCCAGTATTATAGCAGGTCTGGCATACCGGTGTATCAATGCCGGGCTGCGAGTATGCGTACTAAAGTGAGTCCAGATTCAGAATGCCCACCTCAGGAGTGCTAGTGTAGTGCTTCCTATATATCGTTATTTTGTATGACGATGCTGATTCCAAACCCTTAATAAGGACGGCTCGACTGGGACCTACTTTCGAAGTCTCGGCAAACTAACGTACCGTTAGAAGCACTACACTAGCTCTATCGACGGATTTCCACGTCTTTGCGAGCGATCCTGCTGGTAAAGCCAGCAGGCCGAAGCGAGCGCCACTGAGTCCAGTGGCGCGCAATCTCACCTCCATTTCCATAGATTGCGGCAATCCCGTAGGGATTGCGTGTCCTTCCAGAGAAGGACCATGTCGCCTCCGGCTCCTCGCAATGACAGGTAAGGTCTCCCCCAAAGAATCGACGGGTCAGGGGAGTACGCGTACTAAAGTACGCATACTATTGCACATCATTCCGGTTGTGCTATAATATCAGACGAACGCTTACTGACGCTATAACAAAGGAGGTGTAGTTATGACAGAAGACTCGGTAATTACGGATGAGATGAAGGCCGCTATCGGCGTGGAATCGGAACCCTCCGTATACGAGATTGAGAAGGAACCGATAAGACGGTGGGCGGAATCAATCGGTGACCCCAATCCACTCTACCGTGATGAAGAATACGCCAGGAGCAAGGGGTACCGCAGTATCATTGCACCACCGGGCTTTATGGCCCAGTACGCCTTCCCCGTCAAGGCTGGCGGCGGACGGCGTAGTTTCCAGAGCCCGTTTACGCGTATGCTTAACGGCGGTAATGATTACGAGTTCTTCAAGACGATACAGGCAGGCGATACCATATCCGCTACTGGCAAGCTCGCCGAAATCCGCGAGAGAACAGGCGGCATGGGCAAGATGCTAATCATCATCAATGAGACCACCTTTAAGAACCAGGGCGGAGAGATAGTCGCCAAGGCACGCAGCACTGGCATCAGCTACTAACTGCCGGGAAGGAAAGGAGAAGGAAATGGCTGAACAGCTTTACTTTGAAGACGTACAGGAAGGAACAGAGGTAACCCCACTGGCGAAGAACGCCACCACCCAGCAGCTGGTACGCTGGGCCGGGGCCTCCGGAGACTTCTATCAGATACACTACGACAAGGACTTCGCCCTGGGCAATAACCTGCCCGGATTAATCATTCACGGAGCCTTGAAGAGCGCCTGGCTGGGCCAGCTCGTCGGAGATTGGGCCGGTAATGAGGGTATAATAAAGAGCTACGGCTGCAGCTACCGCGGCATGGACATCCCCAATGACGCTCTCACCTGCAAAGGTGTGGTGACCAAGAAGCATGTTGAGGGTAACGAGCATATCGTGGAGTGTGATATCTGGCTGGAGAACTCCAAGGGTGAAAAGACTACACCCGGCACCGCCGTGGTCGTTCTCCCCTCGAAGAGCTAGCTGCCGTCAGTACTTTTGGTCTGACTGACACTACGAATTCAATAATTACGGGTCAACAAGAAGGTTGTCGGACTGTCCCGACATCATCGTCAGGGCTGCCGGCAACCTTTGCATTCTTAGAACCTGTCCTCCAGGCTTTTACGGCGAAATACGTGACCCCAGTTTTCCGCCTTGCCCCGCATCTCCTTCAACCGTGGGATATACCTGATAAGCGGTATCAGCAACAGCACCACGGAGAAAACGATTAGCTCCCACCTGTCATATTTCAACCAGCCGACAAACGGGAAACAGAGCAGTGGCAGACTATAGCTAAAAGTGGGATAGCGTGTTAGCAGCAGAGTCAGCCCGAAGATACCAAGGTAAATTGGTATGCCCCACGGCATTACGAAGAACAGGATACCAATACAGGTTGCGCCTCCCTTACCACCACTAAAGCGCAGAAAGACCGGGAAACTGTGGCCTAGAACAGCGGCTCCACCGGCGAGGAACTGCACTATCTCCGGCACGCCAAAGGCGCCAGCCACCGCGACTGCGGCAGCCCCTTTCCCCATATCAATCGCCAGGACAAGGGCACCCCACCAGAAGCCAACGTTATAGAAGACATTCATCGCACCCATGTTCCGGGTACCTATCTCACGAATATCCGTTCCTTTCCTCAGCCGACCGATAAGGTATGCCGAGGGAATGGAGCCGAACAGATAGGCAATCACCAGCGCCAGAGCAATGAGGACACCTTCCACTCCACTACCCCCTATTCACCTTTTTTACCGGGAAATCTGGTACTACGACCTCTTTCTTTCCCAACCTTTGCGTGCATTGAGGATAGACTATACGGCATTTACCTGTCAATAAAGTTCCCGGCCGGAGATTGACAACAGCGTGCCATGAATATATTGTTATTGACAGGAGCGCTTCCCCAGAGCATTCGAAATTAATTTGAAGGCTCTTAACAGGGGCATAGAACTGGCAAAGAGTTAGGCCGGAAAATCACAACAAGTCTCATGTATTTCGACAAGGAGGGGACTCTATGACTGAGAAGGTCGAGTGTGCCAGGTGTGACAAAGTAGTGTGTGGCAGCGAGCATTCTCAAGAAGGACCATCAAACTGCCCGACCAGGACAAAGTCAGAGGTTATCAATCGAGCATTGCAGGAATACGACAAGCCGGAGATAAGGGAGTTTGCCCGGCAGGCGTCGATTCAAGAGTCTGAGTGCTACATGAACCTCCCCGAGGGCCTTACTACCCGTTACCCGAGGGTAGAGGAGACAGCGCAGTTCGCCAGGAAGATGGGCTACAAGAAGCTTGGTATTGCCTTCTGCGACGGCCTGAGGGGTGAGGCCGAAACACTAAACACAATCCTGGAGAGGAGAGGCTTCGATGTTGTGTCCGTTTGCTGCAAGGCAGGCGGCATACCCAAAGAGAGGATAGGCATCAAGGACGAGGAAAAGATAATAAGCAAGTTTAGAGGCCCAGGTAATTGGGAATCGATGTGTAGCCCCATATCCCAGGCTGAAATATTAAACGACGAGGGCACGGAGTTCAACGTGCTGGTGGGACTTTGTGTAGGGCATGATTCGCTGTTCTTCAAGTACTCCCAGGCCCCGGTGACCGTGCTGGTGGCCAAGGACAGGGTCTTCGGTCATAACCCGGTGGCAGGTCTGTATCTCTCCCCTTCGGTCTACTATCGCAAGCTACGGCGCAAGGAGACCGTTTAAGGCGGGGAAGAAGTGGGTACGAGCTGTCGGAGTAGTCCGCTGGCACCCATCGGGTCATTGCCTGGAATGCTCCGAAGATTCACAGACCCGGTATCATTATTGAACCATCTGTCTTCTTGCAGACCAGGAGACTGCCGATATGTTGAACTCTATCTTTGCCACTTGCCAAGGGACATCCGATACAGCAGGTAGTCAAAGGAGTTCCCCGCTAGGTTGCCCAGCCGAACCATCCGGAGCACCAGGTCAACGGCTTCCGCCTTTTCAACACCATATGTCTCCTGCAGCTTCAGAACGGCCTCGGGGCCAGGATTAGCATTGGATTCAGCCCAGTGCTGTGCATAGATGACGGCCAAGCCCTCTTCCTTGGGACAGACGTCAGTATCTCCCGATAATAGCTGGCCGATTTCTTCCTGGGTAACCCCGCTTTTCAAAGCCTGCCTGGTATGAAAGTAGGAACAATAGCGACAGCCGTCTACTGCCGTTACAGCGAGCATGAGCCTTTCCTGGAAAGCTGGTGATATCAGTTCCTTACTCTTTAATTCCCTCAGTCGTTTCCTGTGCCTGATAAGAAAGCACAGATCAGCGAAGAATTCCCTGATGCTGCCATATGTTCTTTTCTTGAATCTCATGGCCGACACTGTTGACCTCAGCTAATGAGAACAGGATGAAGAATACAGAATATGTATAATGACAGTATAGTATCAACGATTACAGAAAGTCATCCCGGGGAGGGAGAGAAGCCATTTCTGCTCCTATCACACCCCGTCGCATTTTGCAGTTACTGCGTTCGCCCGGGCATCCTTTACTACACGGCACGACACGCTGAAAATGTCGTTTGCTCAACTCCCCCGGCCGGATTGACTCCGTGTAGTAGTGTCTGTATGATTCAAGATGCATTCCCCGTTTCATGTAGCAGGACTTACGAAGCGAGCGAGACTGAACGGCTACGGAAGGATTCTCTGGGCTTAAGCACGCTATGCTGATGTTTGCGGTAACGGAGAGCTAACGGCTGTGATTGCACGACGTCGCTTGACTTGCCAGGGCACGGTCCAACTGCTTGAGATGGTCAAGAAGTAACCTCGCCCATGGTTTCATTGGGATTGGGTTTGTATCAGACAGTATCAGGCAATACGCTCTCGATGAGAGCAGCAAGGGAGGTAAGTACCGGTGAATCTGAAGGACAGGTACGCCATTGTTGGCGTGGGCTATACCCCGCAGGGACGCGTGCCCAACAGGACAGCCTTGAGCTTTCATGTAGAAGCAGTCAGCAATGCCATCAAAGACGCCGGATTGGGTAAGGACGACATCGATGGTCTGATATGCTATCGTCACTTCCCTTCTCTTGGCGGCGAACCTGATGTAACACCCTACCTGGTGGCACAGCAACTCGGACTGGCCCCTAACGTAATGAGCCAGGAAGCCAATTGTGCCCGGAGCCAGCTTCTCAATGCCCTGGGCTGGCTTGAAGCAGGACTGTGCAACTATGCAGTCATCTCATATGCCCACAACCCACTCTCGGGAGGGCGTTTCTTCGGACAGCGGATAGAGGACCACAATAAGGCGGTCTTCGGACAGTTCGGGGCAACATCCGGCTATGCCATGGCTGCACGAAGAGCCATGCACACCTTCAAGACCGGTCCGGAAACATGGAAGCATATTGCCGCAGGTCAGAGGAAGTGGGCCAATCTCAACCCGATGGCCATGATGCATGACCGCACGATGACCTTTGAGGACTACTACAGCTCCAGGTGGGTGGTGGAGCCGCTGAGACTCTTCGATAACTGCCTGGTTACTGACGGCGGTCGTGCCTGTGTGATAACCTCTGTTGAGCGGGCTCGTGACTTGAGACATCCGGTGGTCGCCATTATGGGAATAGGGCAGCACAACCCGTCCTGTGAGATTGAGCAGGCAACCAATATGGCTGGCCCTACCGGTGCGAAGATATCGGGGATGACAGCACTGTCAATGGCCGGGATTACAGTGGATGATATCGATGCCTGCGAGATATACGACTGTTTCACCTACACGGTAGAGATTACACTACAGGACTACGGTTTCTTCGGACCCGGGGAGGGTGAGGATTGGTTCAAAAACGGCACTATCGAGCCGGGCGGCAGCATGCCGGTCAATACGTCCGGCGGTCAACTCTCGGAGGCTTACTTCATGGGCCTGACGCAGCTCACGGAAGCGACCATGCAGTTGATGGGCAGGTGTGGGGAGAGACAGTTGGGGCCCAGGACCGACACCAGGACGCCTGAAATTTTGCTATGCAGTGATAACGGTGGCATACTCCAGACCCACGCGACCGCCATCCTAAGGAGGTTGTAGTCTAAAAATGACCTATCAGAAACCGTTACCTCAGCCGAATGCCGATGACAGGTTCTTCTGGGATGGTTGCCGGGAGCACAGGCTGCTGTTTCAGAAGTGTCTCAATTGTGGTCTGGTTCGCTGGCCGCCTTCAATACTCTGCCCCAACTGCCACTCTCATGATACTGAGTTGGTACAAGCCACCGGGAAGGGCACGGTGTACACCTATGCTATCTACCACCAGGCGTATCATCCAGGATTTGAGGGCGAGGTGCCCTATGTAACCGCAGTGATTGGACTTGAGGAAGGGCCTCATTTCCTCAGCAACCTTGTTGGCTGCGAACCCCACGAGATTGAGTGCGATATGCCCGTGGAAGTAGTCTGGGAAGACATCACCGGGGAATTCAGTCTTCCCAGGTTCAGGCCGAGGTCATAGTTCCCACTGGTACTCAGTTGCAGAAATACCAGGTAGTATGTTCCGCAGGGTGAGACCCTTCGGCTTCGGCCTGCTGGCAAAGCCAGCAGGTAAACTCAGGGTGACACGTAATCATGAATGATTTCACCTGCAAACTGGTCACCAGTGACATGGAACTCCAGAGTGCCTTTGGTGTCAGGCGACTGGTCTTTGTCCAGGAGCAGGGTGTCGCTGAAGCCCTTGAGTATGACGGCCTTGACGGCGAAGCGTTGCACGTTATTGCTAGAAACAGGGATATAGTCGTTGGTACGGCCAGGGTCAGATTTCCGACCCACAACCAGGCGAAGATAG is drawn from Dehalococcoidales bacterium and contains these coding sequences:
- a CDS encoding GNAT family N-acetyltransferase; amino-acid sequence: MNDFTCKLVTSDMELQSAFGVRRLVFVQEQGVAEALEYDGLDGEALHVIARNRDIVVGTARVRFPTHNQAKIERMAVLEPFRRKGIGSAILSFVKHELRNRGIEQAVLHAQTTVTGFYSLHGFQETGSPFWEAGIEHMEMWMKL